CGCCATTTCTCCCGTAGGAACCAGCTTCAAGGATACTCTCTGTAGATAGGTCGACAGATAACCACTCAGCAAGACCAAGTCTagcaacagaaataaaaaaaataggtaaatctAGAAAGATAATTTCAAAGTTATGCCATTTAATCAGCTGCATCAATTCTatcttcatgtatgtatgtatgtatgtatgtatgtgcgcgtgAATGTCAGACTTCTTATCACTTTAGGCACCTCATCGAGGTACTTGAAAGCTATTTAGTACAAGACGAAAAATGTCCACAACTTACGTATAGATTTCAGCGAAGACCTTACCCAGTCCTTCATCCCCTGCTATATCACTTAACCACACAGTTTCAAAGTTTACTTCGCAGACTGTTCTTGAAATACATTGACTTCTTCCCAGATTGATCAGGTAGTAAGCcctaaaataagtaaaatatgtgaatatgaaaaatgtTTAAAGTTTCCTCGTGTTATTAAAATAGCTAGATTGTGGAATACTCAAATATCATAGCACTAATCATAGAGAAGATTTAACTAGAGTGGTCAGACGTCACCTCATGAATGGTATGGCAATATTGGCTGCCATACTTTCCTCTTTCACAGATGTTGTTCCAGGCTCGTCCATATAAGTGTTGTCATTGGAGTAACGCTTCCTTCTTCCTCCTACAAGAATACTTTTTTTAATTGACGAAAATTTAACATTTTATGGCCACCAGAAAACTGTGAATGTGACAGGAAATCAATCTGTGGTAAAACCGTAAGGAAAGTAAAAAGTATCAACAGTAATTGAATGTTTCTGTGAAGAAGATACTGGCAGGTAACGAGGTCTCATTGCTACGGTATTCCAAAGGAAAGTTTGAGATCTGAAGATGAAATAATATGATTCTAAGAAGAATCTAAAGATGCAATACGGCTCTTccaaataataatttggaaatgaaCAGGAAGCTAATGATATGTAAAGTAATTGTAGAGGTAACGTGTGCTGTCTCTGTGCATTTTTAGCCAATACTGAAATCTGAAGACAATTTGAATCAGCTACCGTTACTAGGGGCCTAACTGGCTATAATAACACGATTTGAAGTTACAAATTAACTAAACATCAAATGAATCTTGACTTTAGTTCAGTCAGGTGGATTTAGTCTTGGGTGTCTCCAGTTCATACTTCACTCACTGGAGCGATCACTTGTCATCTGGACAAAGTTATACAAGATAAATGATCAATTTTATGACACTCACCCATTGCTGCAGGAATATTAATTGTATTGTCGTTATTCTGATTCGAATTACTATTGGCTGCGTTGATGTTCCctaggttgttgttgttattgttgttgttattattgttgttgttcaagttgtTATTCACGTTATTGGCGACCTTAAAAATCAAAGAAAAGGTGGTTAGTAATGTTATTAAAGTCATACCATTatctttatatgatttttatttaggTTTACGGTTAAGATTAAGTTTGAATCTATGAAATGTAGATGATAACAAAGAGAAATAAGGATTAACTATAAGATGAAGTAAGCAGAAAGATAACTTTGAAAAGCCAATTACTATACAATCAAATACTAAAAGCTAACATTACCTCAGTCTAATTCAtctatattttttcagtaaatatatTGATATGCATTTAAAGCTAGCACATTCTTAGCCCATTTACGTATTACATAGATCAAAATACATATCACAAttcagataaagataaaaatatctttAGGCCTGTTAATGTTTATTTCTCTCTGATGTGAgaagagatataaatatatttaggctCGTTTACCATTACTTATCTCGGACCTGAGTCTCAAAACGAATTACTAATTAGATAAAGATGAATAGATTAAGGCCGAGGGTCAAACGACTATTTACCTGAGTCACGATATTGACAACTCCTAAGAGGAATCCTATGAAGCTGTAGGCGTTAAATCCAGAGTCTTGATAATCCCCGCATTCTCCTGCGCCTCCATCAGGAATGTATACCACAGAGGGCGCTTCTGTAGTTGTCGTTTTAGCCGTTCGCTCTTCCTTGACCCTCAAGGACTTCCTGGCAAATCCTGTTGAGGTGGAAAAGATACCCAAAGGATCAAGGATGGTTTGGTATCCTGAGGGTAGCCAGGATTTTGACGGTTGGAATCTTGCAGGcttgtggggatgacttgacctgGGTGGAATGCGTCCGAATGAGGTCAGATGAGGTCTGGAGGGTACGGGAAATGAAGGGAAATGCGTACCAGTTGATGGCATTGGGAAAAGAGAGTTGAAGGGCATCGAACGGGCGTCGTTGGGTAACGATACTCGAAGAGGTGAAGGACCGTCTAGTGAGGAGAAGTTGTAAGTGACTGGTGAAAGCATTGAACGGGCGTCGTTGGGTAACGATGCTCGAAGAGGTGAGGGACCGTCTAGTGAGGAGAAGTTGTAAGTGACTGGTGAAAGCATTGAACGGGCGTTGTTGGGTAACGATGCTCGAAGAGGCGAGGGACCGCCTTTAGAGGAGAAGTTGTAAGTGACTGGTGAAAGCATCGGACGGGCGTCGTTGGATAACGATGCCAGGGGAAGAGGTAACGGTACGCCAGGTGAGGAGAAGTTGTAAGTGACTGGTGAAAACATCTCATTGGTTTGGTCTGGTTCTGGGAAATGGATAATAAGTATAGATATAAGTatgtgaaaaaatagatatatgaagAATAATATATAAAGGGAAATTAGTAATAAAAATCCCTAAGATAATTTGAACATACACTAAGGTAATCACAAGTGATTAATATTTGAGTAGTTTGGTTTAGgattaagaatataataaaaatggagtaaaaatacaaaagaagaataacGACTGGATACATGCAAAGATACAATACGTTTTTAAATACACTCGACATTATTTCTATTCTCAGCAgtctattactcttttttttttttttttttttttttaagtcgtatGCATATGATTTGTTCAGAGttctattatgatatatatttccaCTAATTTTGTGTGGAATCTTACTTAAAAAAGTTTTTTGGaagtatttatttttgaaaaatatataatcaatatttgttatagaaatttatataatgCGTTTCTTTTCATAGAATCGCGTAAAAAAGAACTTTAGCTGAAGTAAATATGTAACACTATTCCCAATTTATTTTCCAGACAATCTAGAGAAACTGTGGTGGCCGATAtagtagcgtccctgactggtgaaagcccgacgttcgagtcctgctcaaactcgttagttcttttggctgctgcaacctcatcatgcttgtgagctaaggatggtggggttgggggagcctataggtctatctgctgagtcatcagcagccattgcctggccctccttggtcctagcttgaatggagagggggcttgggcgctgatcatatgtatatatggtcagtctctagggcattgtcctgctaaatagggcaatgtcactgtcccttgtctctgccattcatgaacggtctttaaaggATTTAAACTGGGtattttttgtaatatttcgtaaaaaatatttcctcaCATGTTTTCGGTAAAATGAATGTCTCTGCTCATATTTCTTATCGTAAAAGGAAAACTGAATATAGTAATAACCACTTACCTGAATCTGAATGTGATATTTAAGCCCAGAACAGCAACAACTTGAAGACACGAAAGAGTTATTTATCAAACTGCACAGGCATCCACCAGTACTTTAAGAATCCTCTGTTACCTCTGCCTCACAGAGACAAGTCTGGACGAATACAgttaagtgggggggggggggggggcggggggggggttgTTATAATAGGGAGAGAAGAGAGGGGTTGGGAAGAAAAAGACTCCAGCTACGCGGAGTCCTGTTATACAATTGAAGAAGGTGATAGCCACTCAGCGTCAGCAGTGTTGCCAGTACATCTTCGCTAAAGTGTTACGTCAGGTTGAGCCCACGGTTGAGATACTAGACTGTGGTTGAGCCCTTGAACTACGCAGTTATACAGTCAATCGCAGTTTGAGTGGGAAGGTGCCTCCAGTCACCTTCATGTGGAGCTTGTacctatttcataatttttcagagACGTATATAAACCAAGAAAATTACTGAAGTGTTTTATAAATTCGTAATGACGGACTTCATCTCTCTCCTGAGCTCTCTGGATCTGACGGTCCCCTGGGACGCTGGGGCTCACATAGCCTTCAGAAACGGACTCGAAAACCTCACCAGGAATTTCATCGACGGTAGACGGGATGGAAATACCATATCTTGGTTGTGGGGTCATCAACCTGATCAATTAAATGCGGATCATTTACTCTCCTCCGAAGCAAGAGACCTGCAACATGAATTTAactcgttttctatgaacttgga
This DNA window, taken from Palaemon carinicauda isolate YSFRI2023 chromosome 10, ASM3689809v2, whole genome shotgun sequence, encodes the following:
- the LOC137648381 gene encoding uncharacterized protein, which gives rise to MFSPVTYNFSSPGVPLPLPLASLSNDARPMLSPVTYNFSSKGGPSPLRASLPNNARSMLSPVTYNFSSLDGPSPLRASLPNDARSMLSPVTYNFSSLDGPSPLRVSLPNDARSMPFNSLFPMPSTGTHFPSFPVPSRPHLTSFGRIPPRSSHPHKPARFQPSKSWLPSGYQTILDPLGIFSTSTGFARKSLRVKEERTAKTTTTEAPSVVYIPDGGAGECGDYQDSGFNAYSFIGFLLGVVNIVTQVANNVNNNLNNNNNNNNNNNNNLGNINAANSNSNQNNDNTINIPAAMGGRRKRYSNDNTYMDEPGTTSVKEESMAANIAIPFMRAYYLINLGRSQCISRTVCEVNFETVWLSDIAGDEGLGKVFAEIYTLGLAEWLSVDLSTESILEAGSYGRNGANCSQIFRQCSDEQWRQLAGEARKQLTLDLDSELFFGEKIEDLDIMDLMKTHQLYSSDVTWLPDVASILDMAIQ